The following proteins come from a genomic window of Nostoc sp. KVJ3:
- a CDS encoding GIY-YIG nuclease family protein yields the protein MEPQQLNLFDNNTITPSYGSKTDTLLMSADALQEWKSRILTHQQRQRESQPLQQTTLFDLTSNHCDPNAIDPLKLHLVPMSFYRKPADSSGDACLYFILDSAVGLVLYVGETCRSNKRWKGIHDCKEYIASYQNLHSRYGLTTAVNAAFWWDAPVDRRARQQLELKLILKWRSPFNKENWELWGQPFN from the coding sequence TTGGAACCCCAACAACTCAATCTCTTTGACAACAATACAATTACACCTAGCTATGGTAGTAAAACAGACACTCTGCTGATGAGTGCTGATGCTTTACAAGAATGGAAATCGCGCATACTGACTCATCAGCAACGGCAGCGAGAAAGCCAACCATTACAGCAGACTACACTGTTCGACCTCACTTCCAACCACTGCGATCCCAACGCAATTGACCCACTGAAGCTACACCTTGTCCCAATGTCTTTCTACAGAAAACCTGCTGATAGCTCTGGCGATGCTTGTCTATATTTTATTTTGGATTCAGCAGTTGGGTTAGTGCTATATGTTGGGGAAACTTGCCGCAGTAATAAGCGGTGGAAAGGTATTCATGACTGCAAAGAATACATTGCAAGTTACCAGAATTTGCATTCTCGGTATGGGTTGACGACGGCTGTGAATGCAGCGTTTTGGTGGGATGCTCCGGTTGACCGACGCGCACGGCAGCAGTTGGAGTTGAAGTTGATTCTAAAGTGGCGAAGTCCTTTTAACAAGGAGAATTGGGAACTGTGGGGACAGCCTTTTAACTAA